From the genome of Fusarium fujikuroi IMI 58289 draft genome, chromosome FFUJ_chr06:
GACACCAACGGCCTTTTTGCCAGAGAAGAGAATCTTGCGGgtcatggtgttgatgtatGTTGTCAAACCAGGCAGACCAAGGCTCTGTTGCAAAAATGAACTCTCTGAAGAATCACGAAGGCCGGTTTCTGGGTTGATGGAGAACTGCCACCAGCCCCAACCTTGCAAGACACCAGCAGTGAAGCTTGGAATCTCTTTGAATCCCAAGGCTTCAAAGGCTTTGATAGCGTCCCAGGAAACTGGGAAGACGTATCCTGGAAATGTGAGGTGTAGAGGACCTCCTTTATCTGAGAAAGCGGCAGTGTCATAAAGGCCCGTGGCGTTCTGGGGACGATGCTGACTGTTATCGGAGAACTTCATAGTTCTTGTATTGAACTTGAGCATATTATCCCACGTGTAGGCATCGTCGCCGACTTTCTCAGCCCAGTGCTTATATGCCCCCTTGGTAGGGCGGTTGAACATCATGAGGTTTCTGGCACTGCTGCCACCAAATGTTCTACCTTGCGCATAATGAATCTTCTTCCCGTTCTATTCAACATCAGTACAAGAGGGCCAGGGTGAGGTCACGGAAAAGCTCACGTTTTGAGGCTGAGTGAAGTAACCCCAATCGATAAGTGGCTGCCAGCTAGACGCGCCCCCCGAACCCTTCCAATCGTTGATCCCTAAGACAGATTAGTGAGTTGGGCGGCAAAGAGTCACGAATGTATTGTGAGACGTACTAAATGGCAGCTGGCTGACGTTACCGTTGCTCAGTTCATAGAACCCTCCTGCTTCAACCAAAGCAACAGTCGCGTTACTGTGCTCAGTGAGACGCGCTGCTGCGAGGGCGCCTGCGGTCCCACCACCAACGATGACATAGTCGTAGGTGGCATTGATACCTGGTATACCAAAGCCATTACCAGTGAGTTGCCCATCGTCAAATTGAGGCGGTACGTCTTCAGCGAGTGCTGACACAAGAAGAGAACACAAAACAGGAAGAATATGCATGACGGCGTATTTGGTAGTCCCTTCATTAGGTACTGCTATGTGAAACCCACATTCACTCCCGCGAATTTATATACGAAAAGACGATTTAGGCAGGGAATCCTCTCGGGGATACTGAGCTCGACAAGCGTAATTCATCCATCTTGGCGTATTGACCCAAATCACCCGATATCGCTCCTCCCTCCATTTGGTAGGCATGTCCTCAAGCAAGCTAAGACCAGGGCTACGCGTACTCATGGTACAAGAAAAATAGTAACGAAAGGATATTCGGCATCTCGAATCAACATGCTGACATGAGGATCTACCAATCATTACGAAGTCTTTTTCAATCACCTTTGTTTATTTGAAAGACTTTCGTAAGATAAGACGATGAGGCAAGGAAGTGCCAGTGTCGCATTGTCGATTCCTGAGTCAGTGCATCCCGTGCCGTGCCGCTCGCCAACTTGCAGCTGAGATTGCAACACTACCCGTGCACCAGGTTGTAACCCTAATGATTACTGCTTACCCGGAACAGTCCCATCAAGCGAGATGGATCATCCGCAATAGTTCCTGAGCATTAGTGCGACGCAAGTTCCTTGGCACGAGCCCTGCAAGATGGACAAGACAGCTTGGCGATTCGGCCCGGGCCGGGGTTAGTCAAGACGGAGTCTGCGGGCGAGGCATCTCCACACAGTAAACATGTTTAGGTGAATAAGTTCGTAAACTAACACTCATGATCTGAGCTTGTTCTCCCCGCAATGCGCTTATCATACCATGTGCCGTCCTTGTGCATACAACCTCGGATCCGTTTATGCAGGGATCTGCACACCAAAGTCCCTGATTCGGTGAATTTCGGCGCTCTGTAAACAATCCTTTTTCATCCTTGCATTTACGAATCTCAGTCTTGAGACGGGGAGTTGCTTCACGGTGTGGACACCATTAATTCACTCTATAATTGCCGCTGTACAAGTTCCTGTATCTTGACTCGTGAGACACGCCATGCCCCTGTTGCTGTCTGAAGCGGTTGACGACGTGTCCTTACTCTCCACCGCCATGAACCTTAATCTGTAAAGATCGTCGATGTCATACTGCGTGATAATGCATCTTATTCCTATGATAAAGCAAATACGGAAGCGAGGCACGAGACCCGGATGATGCAATTGCTGACACGTAATCGTTACCTGTTCTTATCTGTAATTGCGTGGggttcatcgccatctttACCGAGGTCAAGAATGTACAGCTTGCCAGAATCTGACCCTCCTGCAGCCTAACTGGTTCATGGTAGCCAGATACGGTGAGAATTGAGGGTGTGTAACATCATCACGGACCAAGATATCTCGGGGGATCTGACAGAAGCCGCATTGGGTCCCCCTACCCACCTGAGGACGGTGAACGAGGTGACAATAGGGAGCAGACAAACTAGGCAATAACTCACAAGATACAAGACTCGAGTGGGAAGAGAAAACCAGTATTGACAATAAGCGTAGCTGATGAGAATATGTCCCACTGACGGCGGACATGGGTTCTAGCTGTTTCAGAGGTCATGGCTTAGATAGAGAACAAGTATAATAATGAGGGAAAACGACCGACTCTTGGCTTGAATTACAGCCCAAATTCAAGATTCTTAATGTGACTTATTTTCTTGTCCACGAAACTCTTCTCACTTGTTTAAAGATACTATCAGTTCCAAAGCCGTACAAATACTACCAAGTCAGCAAAATGGGATCCCTTCATACTGAACTTTCACCATCGCCAGCCTTCTCTTCTGTGCGTTCCGCATTGGCCCAGAACAACAACAGAATCATTCTCTGTGAATCTCACGATGGCACCTCCACAGAGATCATCAGAGCAACTGTTGGTAAGAATGGCCAGAAGTTTGACGGCATCTGGTACAGTGGTCTCTGTCAGACAACCTATCTCGGCATTCCAGACAGTGAGACGCTCTCCCCACTCCAACGGGCATCACTCCTCGCACTTGACGGGGAGCTCAAGCGCAAAACAAGCAACCGCTCCCTCTGTGCCGCTTTTGACGCAGATAGTGGCGGTGATATTGCAGACATCCCTGCATTGGTCGCACTCATGAACCTTGTCGGCGTCGGCATGGTTGTCATCGAGGACAAGGCCGTTTCAGCTCCAGGCCAAAAGGTCAACTCGCTTGCTGCGTCATCTGCTTCACAGGCTCTGGCTAATCCCCACGAATTCGCGGAAGTAATCCGCGCTTTCAGAGAGGTGAATGCAAAGGCAAAGGGAGGCCCCATGATCACCGCTCGTATCGAGTCCTTCTGCTGCCGTGTCTCTAAGGcagatgcagaagaagaaagcagaTCTTACGAGGCTGCACACCAAGATGCCCTGAACCGAGCCAAGGTCTACCATGAGGCGGGTATCGACGCTATCATGATCCACTCCAAGAGCAAATCTCCCCATGAGGTTACTCGGTTCTTGCGCGAGTACCGCGAGTTCGATTCCCAGACACCTCTTGTTGTCGTTCCAACTACCTACTCAGAGATACCCAAGGATGCTCTGTACGAGGCTGGCGCCAACGTTATCATCTACGCCAACCACTTGATGCGCGCCAAGATCAGCGCTGTTGGCTCTATCTCTGACAAGATCCTAGCCAAGAACTTGGACCTGTTTTACAACGACGCTGAGATACGAGCAATGATTCAGGCT
Proteins encoded in this window:
- a CDS encoding related to phosphoenolpyruvate phosphomutase gives rise to the protein MGSLHTELSPSPAFSSVRSALAQNNNRIILCESHDGTSTEIIRATVGKNGQKFDGIWYSGLCQTTYLGIPDSETLSPLQRASLLALDGELKRKTSNRSLCAAFDADSGGDIADIPALVALMNLVGVGMVVIEDKAVSAPGQKVNSLAASSASQALANPHEFAEVIRAFREVNAKAKGGPMITARIESFCCRVSKADAEEESRSYEAAHQDALNRAKVYHEAGIDAIMIHSKSKSPHEVTRFLREYREFDSQTPLVVVPTTYSEIPKDALYEAGANVIIYANHLMRAKISAVGSISDKILAKNLDLFYNDAEIRAMIQARNYGCLLRKLRNRSAWGEESNEARMYRIVAEATASENIQATVIDLLEGKLAGCEADTRIVSVKELLKINAKQVVPVAELVTQVDVY